A window of Pseudophryne corroboree isolate aPseCor3 chromosome 1, aPseCor3.hap2, whole genome shotgun sequence genomic DNA:
AGTTAAATTCAGGTTTTATAAGCAAAATATACAGCtttgggaaaaatatacagccCAGAACACCGGCACATGAGGTCATTATGGCAAATATCTCTACAGCCACAGCGTTTTTTCCTTTGGTGCTCAGATAGGCCGGGATCATTGCAATCCAGACACTGCAGATcaccagcatgctgaaggtgatgtacttggcctcattaaagctgtccggtaatgtcctcaccatgaaagccagaacaAAGTTCACAGACGCCAGGATGCCTATGTAACCCAACATAGAGTATAACCCAATCactgacccctcattacactgaatgatgatcattccctgataggagtgatggtcatactcctggtagggaggagatacagacagCCAGATACCACAGATCACAGCTTGGACAGAGGAGCACACAATGTCCACATAATTAGATACTTTGAGTGTTACCCACTTCCTCCAGGAGCTGCCAGGTTTGGTGGCTTTAAAAGCAATGAAGACAGTAACAGTCTtggccagtacagaagagacagctgtgGAGAAGAAGATCCCAAATGACATCTGTCTTAGTTTGCAGGTTATATCCACCGGCCGGCCGAGGAACAagaacacacagaggaagctcAGCAAGATGGAGGTCAGGAGAATGAAGCTTACAGCCCGGTTATTGGCTTTCACAATTGGAGTGTTCCAGTAATAAATAAAGTTCACTAATATAAATAATGTTACGGCGGAGAATGATGAAGCTGTTACTGCAGATATTTGCACCACAATGTCCTTTTCATAGGACAGAAAGTCATATATTTTGGGTACACATCTAATTTTTCTCTCATCCGGCCACTCTTCATCAGGACATCTATGGCAGATATCACTgtctaaaatgtaatataaaagcaT
This region includes:
- the LOC135051915 gene encoding vomeronasal type-2 receptor 26-like, translating into MYSPSAISELASSHATGLDEPPGIAVFDDSPRAIPKSRCNDRCPPGYRKAFNGGFHVCCYDCVPCSEGEISNTTDSDICHRCPDEEWPDERKIRCVPKIYDFLSYEKDIVVQISAVTASSFSAVTLFILVNFIYYWNTPIVKANNRAVSFILLTSILLSFLCVFLFLGRPVDITCKLRQMSFGIFFSTAVSSVLAKTVTVFIAFKATKPGSSWRKWVTLKVSNYVDIVCSSVQAVICGIWLSVSPPYQEYDHHSYQGMIIIQCNEGSVIGLYSMLGYIGILASVNFVLAFMVRTLPDSFNEAKYITFSMLVICSVWIAMIPAYLSTKGKNAVAVEIFAIMTSCAGVLGCIFFPKLYILLIKPEFNSRKTILGKNTI